From the Vanessa cardui chromosome 18, ilVanCard2.1, whole genome shotgun sequence genome, one window contains:
- the LOC124537531 gene encoding uncharacterized protein LOC124537531, with translation MSNLKCERKRKIIHSEGRAIIARVYHFLQGEYNFMKANNMDHCDLSPLANIRKRTAEATGFSERTVTTILKEEKELPSTSASFTSPTKKRRKRNNKFNLDNMNLEIIRTTVQNFHIVEKRLLTLSKLQSVLREKIGFDGCLNTLRSILKKLGYKWRKIGNNREALQERHEIQLWRLNFLKKIFQYRSEGRPIVYTDETYVLTSHVRQNTWLPQNNDPKGNKQFSKKLSTGSRFIVVHAGSSDGFVPNASLVYKAASTSGDYHSNMNHDNYTKWLNEKLLPNLPEKSVIVMDNASYHNTRSSKIPTSNSSKGEMQKWLTENDQTTWRNTCKHVEKIETEYMKYFDYDFQFIINVSEDDDSDNESENDDSDRIEILVTHTTKGDAHS, from the exons ATGTCAAACCTCAAATGTGaaagaaaacgtaaaataattcatagcgag GGACGCGCCATTATTGCCCGCGTGTACCACTTTCTTCAAGGAgagtataattttatgaaagcgAACAATATGGATCATTGCGATTTGAGTCCTTTGGCTAATATACGGAAACGTACTGCTGAAGCTACAGGGTTTAGTGAACGAACTGTAACTACAATTTTGAAAGAAGAAAAAGAGCTGCCATCTACTTCTGCAAGTTTTACTTCACCTACGAAAAAACGACGtaagagaaataataaatttaatttagacaaCATGAATCTTGAAATCATTCGAACTACTGTGCAAAATTTCCATATTGTAGAAAAGCGATTACTAACATTATCAAAATTGCAATCAGTTTTGAGAGAAAAGATTGGGTTTGATGGATGCTTAAATACATTACGTTCGATATTAAAGAAATTAGGCTACAAATGGAGAAAAATTGGGAACAACAGAGAAGCATTACAAGAAAGACATGAGATTCAACTTTGgcgattaaattttttaaaaaagatcttTCAGTATCGTTCGGAAGGTCGTCCTATTGTATACACTGACGAAACATATGTTTTGACTTCTCACGTGCGGCAAAACACCTGGTTGCCTCAAAACAATGACCCCAAAGGTAATAAACAGTTTTCAAAGAAACTGAGCACAGGAAGCCGCTTCATTGTTGTGCATGCAGGCAGCAGCGACGGTTTTGTGCCTAATGCTTCGCTAGTCTACAAAGCTGCATCTACATCAGGAGATTATCATTCAAACATGAATCatgataattatacaaaatggcTTAATGAAAAGTTATTGCCAAACTTACCTGAGAAGTCAGTTATTGTTATGGACAACGCTTCTTATCACAATACTCGAAGCAGCAAAATACCGACCTCTAATTCCAGTAAAGGGGAAATGCAAAAGTGGCTGACAGAGAATG atcaAACCACCTGGCGAAATACATGCAAGCACgttgaaaaaattgaaacagAATACATGAAGTATTTCGACTATGATTTccagtttattataaatgtaagtgAAGATGATGACAGCGACAATGAAAGTGAAAATGATGACAGCGACAGGATAgaaat ATTGGTCACTCATACAACTAAGGGCGACGCGCACTCGTAG